TGTGGATACGAGTGAGAGAAGATAGAAGATAAAAATGACGAATAACAATGCCGAGTAGAGGTTTGCAAACTTACGAGATCAGTCATCTCTCTAAGTGTAGCATCCATCCAGGTGTAAATTTGAACCTCGTCCTTGGGTTCCTTGCCTCTCACTGAAAAATCTTCTTGGGTATGGTGACCTCCAATCTAAAGAATATaaggaaattaaatttaaattcagcCTATCCGCAAAATAAACCTGTTTGAGAAACCAGGAAATGCATACTAGAGTACAGAATAATAACAAAGCCATTAACATTTGCTCGTTACAATTGGAATACCAGATAGCGAAGTATCAGGGAGGAGAATTTTTTTGGAGTGACAGAAATACGCTACAACAACAATACATCCGCAGCACATAATATCATTTCCTCTTTCACTTGATATTCCATAATGCCAGCACCAGCATCTTTTAAAGCATTACAACTAGGAATGACAACATATAAAGACTTCCTAATCCCAGATAAATTCACCGTTCTTTAATCTTAATGTTCCCAACAGCTTATTTCATGTACATTTATGATTTCTAAACTGAGATGATTTTCAGAACCTCAGTGAATCCTCAAAGTTATAACAAGGACAAAGACAAATCTCCAAAAATGAGAGAACCCCAAAGTCCAGTATTCCAATAAGAGGAACTAAGataaagggaattgtaatccattaatcataaataattaaatacctTGTACCAAGCAGATAAGTAATTGTCTATAACCATTCAACCATGCAACATTTCCTCCCACGAGCAAGACTTTTCCATTTCTCATCCATTTGATCTCCCAATCTCCCACTGAAACCTTCTTTTCACCTAATACTACTCTCGAATCTCAAACTTTTTGTATGGACCACTGCACCAGGTGCAGATACCACAAATGGGGAAGAGAGAAGAAAAAACAtatcttttaaaacaaaatctaAGATGCTAATGACATCTCAAGCCAACTGATAAGTTTACATCTCAACTTAAAAAACAATCAACAGCAAGTCACTTTATCAAAAGTTTCAAGGTTCAGCAGTTTCACAATATATAAAGGGCTAACTTCATGCCTACGTAAATATCAAGAAAATATTGATTCCAAATATAACTACAGAAAGATTTCAGGGATGttgcataaaaataaaataataaaaagataATTGACATAAATTAACGGAATATACAGCAGAACTAAGCAAGGAAAGTCAAGATCAACCAAAATTATATGCTAAAGGATGTTCACATACCTTAGTGAAAACACGAAGCAATAACGGACAAGTCTGCATAACCAAAAGAACAGAAAATCAACTTAGTAACTCTTACAAATTACATAAAATAACAGAGATATACAACTACAATAAACATTCTACTAAAGTTAAAATTCAGTAGcaagtttcaacacaatttCCTGAGAAGGGAGAGAAGTTAGTAAAGCAAAAGGAAAAGATGCTATCTATTTGCACTATAAAACTTCTATGTAAGGCATACAACGAATTTTGCCAGCggcatcataattattaatttatattcGGTTGGATTACTCTGagtacattattattatttccacAAATCTTACCATGTTATACACATAAATTAGAAGAGCATAGAAAAATTAGGAAATAAGGACTTCCAAAATTCTCACTAAGTAAAATTCAGGAACGGAATTCTTGTTACCAAAATTATTGAAATGCACTCTTCCTTTGGGATGTAGTTGCTCAATTCCTAAATATAGGTATGACATAAAACCAATGGCCATAGTTACAATGTGCAATCTACAGTGCCTCAATTGAATTTGTCACCAAGCATACTATGAACCAATGTATAAAAAGGCTCAAGGCGCAACAAGGCGATTTGGAGTTCCCAGCGCCTTAGGCGCGCCTCGGTGCGCCTCATTGAAGTGAGGCGCCCtaataaaaagtgaaaaaaaaagtgaaaaaatggTATGTCTCTTGGTAGGTGCGCCTTTTTTGCGCCTTTTTGCGCCTCAAAGTGCGCCTTTGTGCGCCTTTTTGCGCCTTAGGTGCGCCTCATTGAAGTCGCCTCGCCTAGACAATAAAAGGCGCTGGCTCCAATCGCCTTGCGCCTCAGAGCCTAGGCGCGCCTTAGGCGCGCCTTTTTATACACTGCTATGAACAAAAATTCCCAGGAGCTTTTTGATCCTCAAAGTAGGGAGAGTATATGAATTGACCAAGATGATTCATAAAAGCTCCTTACCAACTTTTATAAGATGCTCCTCAATCCCTTCAAGAACATCTTACCTTTCCACAAATCTAAATGGTAGATGTCTAAAATATGCTAGCATAAAACGGGGGAAAGAGGCTATCAAAATCGAATCCCCTCTCCATTCCCGACAATGAAGACTAAATAGTTAATACCATAAGAACATCATAAGCTTCTAGTTGGTTGTAGACTTGTAGTCCTCACAaaatacttaatttttttttaacattattCCAAAAACCGAGGAATGAGACACCTCTCTATTTTACTAAGCACTTAAATTCTCTAAAGTTGTTCGCATCAAGAAACTTCATATCTCAATCATAGTGTTGCAACGTTATGCTCAACTATTAACCCAATATGGTGTGTATCTCAAAAAGTACTAATTTTACATACACGAGTAAGAAGATGCCCACTTCAATTtaaacagtacatactcaataGGTAGACATTGAAAAGATGTCCACTTCCTATGAGCTCAAGCAAGCTAACCAGAACCTGAGTGATTCTCACATAGTACAACAATAATTTTTGAAGTCTCTTAGTTACTTACTCTAAAACAGCAAGAGGATTGAAgcctaagaaaaaaaatataaataagtttcttgtaagttgtaacaatCACCTAAACTCAATAATCAATATCAAGTGACTGTCATATATTCAAATAAGCATGCATTTTCCATTTGTAATCATTCTCCAAtaatggaggaagtatacatCCGAAATCCTATCTTGAAACCAACCCCCAAAACCGAAATCAAGAACGTCAAATGGCCCAAGAAAACTTGACAAATAAAGTGATGGGAGGATATAAGAAACCAATAAGCTAAACCAAGTTCCGAGTTTCAAAACATTCTCCTAGAAAGTGAGAGATGTTAGAAAGGTGCTATCTGTACTCAAAATCTTTCCACGAAAAGCAAACAAAAAAGTTGGTGCCTGACAgcagcatattacttaattgagCTTTTAAGTAGGGGTTTTTTTAGTACACAAAGAAGAAGATTATTATAATTagaaaatttgccaaatacaacctcCAAAAGTTCTCTCTTTACGAGTTACAACCTCAAACTTTAATTTTTGTTAATTACAACCTAAAACTCAATCTATTcttttaaattacaaccttGTGTTGAATTCCGGTGAACGGTGTCGGAAAGTGATGTCATTATTgctattattatcattataatttatttatttaaaaagcaatttaacaaaaaaaaaatgactcGATTTCGTTTTTGCCCCAAATCACAAAACTCACAGTGACATCTCTTTCATCTCCTCTCTGCCTATCTCCATTCTCCTTTTATGTTTATCCATCCACAATAATGGTGGATTCATCCATCCAAAACCAACAGAAAAGGGGAAAAAAGGAACATTCAATCTTCTTCATCATTAAACATCacccatcatcatcttcatcttcatcttcaccaTCATCTTCTCTCTCCAATGTCTATAAACCCTAATTCACAAATCACTTTATTTCATCCAAATTCATCTGTAAATGAAGCAAGAACTCAACCTCATTCACATCCAATTCAATTATGGCTAAAAGATTTAGACAACAAGCAAACTCAATTTAAAATccccaaattaaaataatactctCTACTTCTCGTTACACCGCCCAACCACCACCGCGGCTCCGCCACCGTTGCACCCACCCGTGGCTGGACTCTCTCGGTTGAGCTACTTCCGCCACCTACCGCGCGATCTTCGGATCCTCCTGTTCTCCTTCCTCTGCCCAGAAATTTTGCCGGCGTTGTTACTGTTGTCGTTGGTTGCGGTGGAATCATGAACAAGTGTTAAGCAAATTATCTCATTCTTACTCCGGTCACATTCTTGCTACTCCGTTTTATGCTATCATAACCATAATTGGTAGGAAATGtgaacaagtgagaagcaaatTTTGTCGGTTAAAGGACTGAGTAAAGTGCCAAAGTAAATTTCTTtggttttttttggtaaatggttttttaaaattattttaatttggaagAGATAAGTTGAAATTATAATTATGACATCATTCTCCAATACCTTTAACCGGAATCTGACCaagggttgtaatttaaagttgaatattaagttttgGGTTGTAATTGATAAAAATGAAAGTTTGAGGTTGTAACCCCTGAATAGGAAAGTTTTATGGGTTGTATTTGGCAAAATTTCCTTATAATTATTTTCACAAACTTGATCATGTTATACACAGATCAAAGGAGTGCAAAAGAATTAGACATATAGATTTCCACTCTAAATCTCACTGGTGCAAGCACAATGCAGCAGGAACAGAGTTCTATTGAATCTAATCTACCAAAATACTATAATGCACTTCCATAAAGATACAACAATATTGAAGCCTTAATCTCAATAACACTTCCATAGAGATAAGTTACTCAATTCCAGTTTCCAGCACATCAAATGGGGTAACACCAACCGCCACAGCAACAATGTGCAAACTAGAACGCTATGAATAAAATTTCCCAATAGCCTATGTCCATCAACACAAGTAGGGGGGATACATGAATTTACTCGATAATTtgtaaaaactttttttttctaacttCTATGGAAGGATCCTTGATGGCTCAATCTGTTCAAGAAAAGCTTGCATTTCCATATATCTAAATTGAAGATGCCTAAAATATGAGAGCATGTTCCCTAATTTGGTCGCACCATGACACCTACCAAAATAAATTCCTCTCCAAAAGCTCAAATCAAGAGGACTAAACTCCATAAGAACATGTTAAACCTGTAAACCATCCAAAAATGAAAGAACACCTAGAGCTATTAGTTTCCCTTGTAATGCTGACAAAGTACATCTAAAGGCTGCTAAGCATGATTTCAAACACAAAAGAAAGGCCTCTCTAATTTCTTTGCACTTTAATTCTCTATGTTGTTGATGTCGAAGAATTTTTCATGTTACCACAATTTTATGTTCGACTACCATCCGACACTCCTGTAGGGTGTGTGAGATCACACGAAAGCAATTACATGATAAAGATTGCCCACGTCTTATGAACTCAAACAAGCCAAGGGCATCCTGAGTAGTTCCATAACAACATTTTCTTGGTCTCTTAGTAGACACTTACAGTATTACTACCTAAAAAACAGCAAACTTAAAGCCTGAGTTCAAAATTATCAACAATTCTATTGAAACAATCACCTTAACTCAATGACAACTTACAGTAATCAATCAAATAAGCCTATAGAATCTTCAATTGAAGACCACGACCTGATGTCAACTTACAGTAATCAATCAACATacaccctaaaccctaaaccctaaatcccaaaatatcaaaattaagaacaattaaaatcaaattGGCGTTGAAAAAATTATACAGTAGCAAGAAACAAGACAAAAGACAAAGAGTAAACGGAAAAGAAGAGAGGATAAGGAAAGACCTTCTCGCGGTCCACGGGCTGGAAGCGGGCACGTTGTGGAGGGGGACCGGGAAATCCCCGAGCCGGAAGAGGGGGAGGCGGTGGAAGAGGGCGGCCAGAAGATCTGGGAGGAGGGTCGCCGGCGCCTCCgactactctttctctctcctctctgctCCTTTTCCTGTCCATTGCTGCTACTTTGTTCGTAGGGGTGGTGTTTGGGATTTTAGTGTAGTAGGAAGAACGAGAACTAGaagttagatttttttttattattaacctCCTTTTTTTAGGGTGACGTATaagatttattatttttaaggcaaatttgttaaaaaggaccttttataacccaaattttgcgagaaaggaccttatataatattttttgtgaaataacaccttaatataatttttttttgcgagaaaggaccttatataatttttttttgtgaaatcacacattaatgtaatttttttttgcgaaagacaaccaaaaggaAATTTctggcattgactgagcttttccggccattgacttgcacatgagaagcacgtgtggctttattttgctaatcacacccaattttcctccaaaattctaagctttaaaacctaaagttgaaaaaaaaaaccaaaataaaatcaagtttgaaaattcaagagtcgggaaaatcagtgtctttagccaacgtaagccacatgtgctgctcacgtgcaagttaatggccggaaaagctcagttaatgccggaaacttcccttaggtcctttctcgcaaaaaatattactttaaggtgtgttttcacaaaaaaaattatataaggtcctttctcgcaaaatttgagttataaaaggttctttttggcaaatttgcctattTTTAACCTTTGTTAGGTGCCGTTTGGTTCACTGAGCTGGAATGGAACGGTATGGAATCTCATACCAGGGAGGTATGGATTCAAAATCCCATACCAACTTGAAGTTGTTTGGTTCAATCTTGGAATGGATTTTAAATCTATTCATAATGTTTGGTTCAATCTTATTAGAATGGGTTACCCAATGAtatgaaattgaaattttaatttgaatataatttaTCCAAAAATAATAGTATTTTTTACACAAAGTAAATTgaatattgttttttttaaaagtagaCCTATGATTGCAagggaaaaaggaaaagaatttaTCCTCCAAATTTCACATCAATTCAACCCCCCCACTATTTTTCAAACTTGCGACTTAGGAGAACAAACAAATTGCAGAGTATTTATCTCATCTGAAGTTTCCAATCAAACAGTAAAATGGATGGAATGGATTCTAACTCCATTCCAAACCATTCCAAAATGCCCAACCAAACGACCCCTTAATCTTTCCTCTATGCATATCCCCcaatttgttaaaaaaaattacacctTTATGTCAAAATGTCAAAAATggtattaaaaatatattttgacaAATTGATATAAAAAGCAACATGCACAATTTAGGCATTAAACTACTTTTAAGCAGAATTAGAATTATGGtgcaattttataaattttttttgttattctaTAAATTAGGGGAAAAAATTCTAGACTTGAATTTGAAGGCTCAAGCTTGAGTAGGAAtgtaggattagattaattatcAATAAATAGAATAAACTGgagtttgataaattaatttgCGATGATTTCGATACATTCAAGTGATTTCCTTATGTCCACACACTCTAGTTGTTATGTTGTGTTTCCACTCACGATGTATTGTGTCGAAGGTCAGACATAAAGATTTACTTTTGACATATTTTGGTGGATATTGGTTGACTTG
This Spinacia oleracea cultivar Varoflay chromosome 6, BTI_SOV_V1, whole genome shotgun sequence DNA region includes the following protein-coding sequences:
- the LOC110784358 gene encoding histone deacetylase complex subunit SAP18-like — its product is MDRKRSREERERVVGGAGDPPPRSSGRPLPPPPPLPARGFPGPPPQRARFQPVDREKTCPLLLRVFTKIGGHHTQEDFSVRGKEPKDEVQIYTWMDATLREMTDLVKEVSPAARRRDAKLSFAVVYPDKNGRMQVKKVGETFSNANKRRLDDNKALAEIYFQIGDYLDVSIE